The following proteins come from a genomic window of Bremerella cremea:
- a CDS encoding SMP-30/gluconolactonase/LRE family protein has protein sequence MSFLLRLRSPALLLVATVWLAGGILVAEEVAEPKSSVPELFATGLVDHSAIVCDGQGNVLATNYRHAGTVGRISSEAGAAILFEVPAAMGASEQIPLVGLAVDDDGRVLAIDSRQGKVLRWNPQTGMVAVVVDRIQGRRFDSLFAVDVGPGGNIYFSEPDSSSGDTASGAVYRFEVATNRPTLLVEGLDQPTGICLSSNGKLLYVAEAGRARISVFALKESGVEKLRTYFLDALLDQEKTSEVGRLGHLTIDRRGWLYVTLWDQGKIAVIDTNSGKLLEVISSGSERVFGVTLWQDALLMSIPGKEAIFRLDLRPFIGRHAP, from the coding sequence ATGAGCTTCCTCCTCCGACTTCGCTCCCCTGCCCTGCTGCTGGTAGCCACAGTTTGGCTGGCTGGTGGCATACTGGTCGCTGAAGAAGTTGCCGAGCCCAAGTCGAGCGTGCCAGAGTTGTTCGCCACCGGTTTGGTCGACCATTCGGCCATTGTTTGTGACGGGCAAGGCAACGTGCTGGCGACCAATTATCGTCATGCGGGAACGGTGGGGAGGATCAGTTCAGAAGCTGGCGCCGCAATTCTTTTCGAGGTGCCGGCAGCGATGGGAGCCTCCGAGCAGATTCCTTTAGTCGGCTTGGCGGTGGATGATGATGGTCGCGTGCTGGCGATCGATTCGCGGCAAGGGAAAGTCCTCCGCTGGAACCCTCAAACCGGAATGGTAGCGGTGGTGGTCGATCGGATTCAAGGACGCCGATTCGATTCGTTATTTGCGGTTGATGTTGGGCCTGGCGGGAATATTTATTTTTCCGAGCCGGATAGCTCTTCGGGGGATACGGCCAGTGGTGCTGTTTATCGTTTCGAGGTCGCTACGAATCGCCCTACCCTCTTGGTCGAGGGGCTAGATCAACCCACCGGCATCTGTCTCAGTTCCAACGGCAAGTTGCTTTACGTCGCCGAAGCAGGCCGCGCGCGAATTAGCGTTTTTGCGTTGAAGGAAAGTGGCGTCGAAAAGTTAAGAACCTACTTCTTGGATGCCCTGCTCGACCAAGAGAAAACCAGCGAGGTTGGGCGGCTGGGGCATCTCACCATCGACCGCCGTGGCTGGTTGTATGTGACCTTGTGGGATCAAGGAAAGATCGCTGTGATCGATACCAATTCGGGTAAATTACTAGAAGTAATCTCTTCTGGTAGCGAGCGCGTCTTCGGAGTAACGCTGTGGCAAGATGCGTTACTCATGTCGATTCCTGGTAAAGAGGCGATTTTCCGATTGGATCTTCGCCCCTTCATTGGACGGCACGCGCCGTAA
- a CDS encoding ribonuclease D: MEYTYVRHDRDLQDLCQQLASDEYIYFDTEFISEDVYLPDLCLIQVASRSGLSVIDPKGMLDLTPFWDLITSEHVTVVAHAAREEFLFCFRATGKWPTRLFDTQVAAGLIGMEFPVSLGNLITRLMGERLPKGETRTNWRGRPLSKQQIEYALNDVIFLDSIYQQLVAEIEKLGRTEWMVAEMNRFQQAWEDYSTRPGWRSVSGIGNLNRRSLAIVRELWTWRDHHARSQNVPPRRVLRDDLVVELSKRKSSNISQIKALRGMNRRDLDPYIQDLADCVRTALELPDDQCPVNQRGNANSQYTVLGQFLTAALGSICREARIAPSLACTVQDVRDLVAYHLDGSGEVPPLAKGWRAEVIGQTIEDLLDGSLVVRIGDPRADEPLAFQRLPDPAE, translated from the coding sequence GTGGAGTACACCTACGTCCGTCACGATCGTGACCTACAAGATCTTTGCCAACAACTGGCTTCTGACGAGTACATTTACTTCGATACCGAATTTATTTCGGAGGATGTGTACCTGCCCGATCTTTGCCTGATTCAAGTCGCCAGCCGTTCTGGTTTAAGTGTCATCGATCCCAAAGGGATGCTCGATCTGACACCTTTCTGGGATTTGATTACCAGCGAACACGTAACGGTAGTGGCCCATGCGGCACGTGAAGAGTTTCTCTTCTGCTTCCGCGCTACCGGCAAGTGGCCCACACGCCTGTTCGATACGCAAGTCGCCGCTGGGCTAATCGGGATGGAGTTTCCTGTTTCGCTGGGGAACTTGATCACCCGGCTCATGGGCGAACGCCTGCCCAAGGGAGAAACGCGAACCAATTGGCGCGGACGTCCTCTTTCCAAGCAGCAAATCGAATACGCCCTGAACGATGTTATCTTTCTCGATAGTATCTATCAGCAGTTGGTCGCCGAGATCGAGAAACTGGGCAGAACCGAGTGGATGGTCGCCGAGATGAACCGTTTCCAGCAAGCCTGGGAGGATTACTCGACACGCCCCGGTTGGCGAAGCGTCTCTGGCATTGGCAACCTTAATCGGCGTTCGTTGGCCATCGTACGCGAGCTTTGGACCTGGCGCGATCATCATGCCCGCTCGCAAAATGTGCCTCCTCGTCGCGTGCTGCGAGACGATTTGGTGGTGGAACTTTCGAAACGCAAGTCAAGCAACATCTCGCAGATCAAAGCCTTGCGGGGGATGAACCGCCGCGACCTCGACCCATATATTCAAGACCTAGCCGATTGCGTGCGAACCGCGCTCGAATTGCCGGACGATCAGTGTCCGGTTAATCAGCGTGGCAATGCGAACTCGCAGTACACGGTACTAGGGCAGTTCCTGACTGCCGCCCTGGGCAGCATCTGTCGCGAAGCCCGCATCGCGCCGAGCCTGGCCTGCACGGTTCAGGATGTTCGCGATTTGGTGGCCTATCATTTAGACGGTTCCGGAGAGGTACCCCCGCTGGCGAAAGGTTGGCGCGCCGAGGTGATCGGTCAGACGATTGAAGATCTATTAGATGGATCACTCGTTGTCCGGATCGGCGACCCTCGGGCTGACGAGCCACTGGCATTTCAGCGACTGCCCGACCCTGCGGAGTAA
- a CDS encoding sodium:proton antiporter, which produces MDDHHGSGAGSDKPLLISIVVILVVYAIASVAGWTTSPEAKKVASAPHAEEKHAEPEQAEEANPEHADAEHATEEHTDEQHAAEHAAGHDDHKVSLPHPFAVTPFILLLGAIAIFPLLKVTEHWWESNTNRFIVAVVLAGVTLLYYMTIYVDAGLGAAWHRVDHAILKEYIPFIVLLFSLYVISGGIRISGDLRAHPMTNTTFMLVGGLLASFIGTTGAAMLLIRPLLETNKERRFRQHTVVFFIFVVCNCGGCLLPIGDPPLFLGYLQGVDFLWTMIALWEPWLVANALLLGVYFLMDKFYFYPKESAVDVARDETQTTPLTVRGLMPNALLLLGVIFSVALLDPTKPLPGIGWYPYVYLREVVQLALVGLSVWLGSTQVRQDNRFNYHAIVEVAALFVGIFICMQPALEILNEQGPSLGIDSPMKFYWITGGLSSVLDNAPTYLVFFKTAFPHMDAAAIGHSLADASAPPHFNLMAISLGAVFMGAMTYIGNGPNFMVRAIAEEGGVKMPSFFGYILFFSVPILLPILGIVALIFLR; this is translated from the coding sequence GTGGACGATCATCACGGAAGCGGTGCAGGTTCCGACAAACCTCTACTGATCAGCATTGTCGTTATTCTGGTTGTTTATGCGATCGCTTCGGTGGCCGGGTGGACTACATCACCCGAAGCCAAAAAGGTGGCAAGTGCCCCTCATGCCGAAGAAAAGCATGCCGAACCCGAGCAAGCTGAGGAAGCAAACCCCGAGCATGCCGATGCCGAGCATGCCACTGAAGAACACACAGACGAGCAGCATGCCGCCGAGCACGCTGCTGGGCATGACGACCATAAGGTCTCGTTGCCTCACCCTTTTGCAGTGACTCCGTTTATCTTGCTGCTGGGGGCGATTGCCATCTTTCCCTTGCTAAAAGTCACCGAGCATTGGTGGGAAAGCAATACCAACCGCTTTATCGTGGCGGTGGTTTTAGCCGGGGTGACGCTACTTTATTACATGACGATCTACGTCGATGCTGGGCTGGGTGCGGCGTGGCATCGGGTCGATCATGCGATTCTGAAAGAGTACATCCCGTTCATTGTGCTGCTGTTTTCGCTGTACGTGATCTCCGGCGGTATTCGAATCTCGGGCGACTTGCGGGCCCATCCGATGACCAACACCACGTTCATGTTGGTGGGTGGTTTATTGGCCAGCTTCATTGGTACGACCGGAGCTGCAATGCTCTTGATTCGTCCCCTGCTGGAAACCAACAAAGAACGACGCTTCCGGCAACACACGGTGGTGTTTTTCATTTTCGTGGTGTGCAACTGTGGCGGTTGCTTGTTGCCGATTGGCGATCCGCCGCTGTTTTTGGGTTACCTGCAAGGGGTCGACTTCCTGTGGACGATGATCGCCTTGTGGGAGCCGTGGCTCGTGGCCAATGCCTTGTTGCTGGGTGTCTACTTCCTGATGGATAAGTTCTATTTTTATCCGAAGGAATCAGCCGTCGACGTCGCCCGCGACGAAACGCAAACCACTCCGCTGACCGTGCGTGGCTTGATGCCCAACGCGTTGCTGCTGTTGGGGGTGATTTTCTCGGTCGCTTTGCTCGATCCGACGAAACCGCTGCCTGGCATTGGTTGGTACCCGTATGTTTACCTGCGAGAAGTGGTTCAGCTGGCCTTGGTCGGTTTGAGTGTCTGGCTGGGAAGCACCCAGGTTCGCCAAGACAACCGCTTCAATTACCACGCCATTGTGGAAGTCGCGGCCCTGTTTGTGGGGATCTTTATCTGCATGCAGCCAGCGCTCGAAATTTTGAACGAGCAAGGCCCGAGTCTGGGTATCGATTCGCCGATGAAGTTTTACTGGATCACCGGTGGTTTGTCCTCGGTGCTCGATAACGCCCCGACCTACCTGGTTTTCTTTAAGACCGCCTTCCCGCATATGGATGCGGCAGCGATCGGGCATTCGTTGGCTGATGCCTCGGCACCGCCTCACTTCAATCTGATGGCCATCAGTTTGGGGGCCGTGTTTATGGGGGCAATGACCTATATCGGCAATGGACCAAACTTCATGGTCCGGGCGATTGCGGAAGAGGGAGGCGTGAAGATGCCAAGCTTTTTTGGCTACATCCTCTTCTTCAGCGTGCCGATCCTGTTACCAATTTTGGGAATTGTCGCCTTAATTTTCCTGCGGTAA
- a CDS encoding (5-formylfuran-3-yl)methyl phosphate synthase: MQLLVSVRDAVEAEIVCRYPIDRLDLKEPRWGSLGATSPDIWQTVVSQWHAQIGVSIALGELSDSPDPTAVPHQTESIKVGLAGCSGLPDWPERLRMLYATAPKSVSRVAVFYADQQLARCPLFEDLLEVAADLQCATILVDTFGKTSGSVFGHLTETQLIQMRRAAHTIDCQFALAGSLQQHDLPIIKNVRPDIVAVRGAVCHHDRSGHICERRLSTFVTAFEESRSIAAEG, translated from the coding sequence ATGCAATTGTTGGTCAGTGTTCGTGATGCGGTTGAAGCCGAAATCGTGTGTCGTTATCCGATTGATCGGCTCGACCTGAAAGAACCTCGTTGGGGATCACTAGGGGCGACTTCTCCTGATATTTGGCAAACGGTGGTTTCTCAGTGGCATGCGCAAATCGGCGTGAGTATCGCCCTAGGCGAGCTAAGCGACTCCCCTGATCCCACGGCAGTCCCCCACCAGACGGAGAGCATTAAAGTGGGGCTTGCGGGTTGCAGTGGTCTGCCTGATTGGCCTGAGCGTCTACGAATGCTTTACGCAACGGCCCCTAAAAGCGTATCACGCGTAGCGGTCTTCTATGCCGATCAGCAATTAGCAAGGTGTCCGTTATTTGAAGATTTGTTGGAAGTAGCTGCCGACTTGCAGTGTGCGACCATCTTGGTCGACACGTTTGGCAAGACGAGCGGTTCCGTGTTCGGACATCTCACTGAAACCCAACTCATCCAGATGCGACGTGCGGCCCATACGATCGATTGTCAATTCGCGCTCGCTGGTTCGCTTCAACAACATGATTTACCTATAATAAAGAACGTTCGGCCCGACATTGTGGCTGTTCGTGGTGCCGTTTGTCACCACGATCGATCAGGCCACATATGTGAACGGCGGCTTTCCACTTTTGTCACTGCATTCGAAGAGAGCAGGAGCATTGCCGCAGAGGGATAA
- a CDS encoding polyhydroxyalkanoic acid system family protein: protein MPGFKVEVPHSLGQEDAANRVKSLLDHLRGRFEGTIKDMEQTWTDDDVMQFSFKTAGLVIKGIMDVQPSSVIVKGDLPFAAMLFRGKIESSIREELEKCLASK, encoded by the coding sequence ATGCCTGGTTTCAAGGTGGAAGTTCCTCATTCGCTCGGCCAAGAAGATGCAGCTAACCGAGTAAAAAGCTTGCTCGATCATCTGCGTGGACGGTTCGAAGGCACCATCAAGGATATGGAACAAACCTGGACCGACGATGACGTGATGCAATTCTCGTTCAAGACGGCCGGCTTGGTCATCAAAGGCATCATGGACGTGCAGCCCAGCTCTGTGATCGTGAAAGGGGACTTGCCCTTCGCTGCGATGCTGTTCAGAGGCAAGATTGAGAGTTCGATTCGCGAAGAACTCGAGAAGTGCCTCGCTTCTAAGTAG
- a CDS encoding ABC1 kinase family protein, translated as MTDRMTLKTIQRTIAYANLAKDSLQLRWARDDKSREAAQRLVAQRLGKLRGLPQKVGQMLAFSSDEQRQDAFGGLFESAEPLPWATMRPILEQAWEVDPETLFEKIETQGKAASLGQVHAATLTKGTKVAIKIQYPGIRNAVLADLKGLTWLAKPFGNLQRGFDLAGYQTTILAGLEEELDYRREAANQREFAAGPGSSSEVIVPRVDETLSTENILVSEWIDGDTWEKVQAEWTQQEKTELGQKLLRWFLESLFTYGQVHADLHPGNIRFIRGCGGPKIVLYDFGSVYRLTDTQRWTLLRLIDATRRQSEAPLPLLAELGFDVDLLQPLSGRLPALCRILLEPFCSDYPYDVRQWKLSPRLNELLGDERMNFRIAGPPRLLFLLRAFQAVITYLTGLDAQVMWGKLVEPHLQRERAAYGKLSLPKIVSDDFSTLAQKLKVQVKRGGMVTACVTLPASAIDRLEDFLDPQTCQKIAEERLDLKAIVRDVRHRGYVPGPVFELTDPQRDVKVWLE; from the coding sequence GTGACTGACCGAATGACGCTCAAAACGATTCAACGAACGATCGCTTACGCGAATTTGGCGAAAGACTCGCTACAGTTGCGCTGGGCCCGCGACGACAAGTCGCGCGAGGCTGCGCAGCGTTTGGTGGCTCAGCGACTAGGAAAACTACGCGGCCTTCCTCAGAAGGTTGGTCAAATGTTGGCGTTCTCGTCCGACGAGCAACGCCAAGACGCCTTTGGCGGGCTGTTTGAATCTGCCGAACCACTTCCTTGGGCAACCATGCGGCCCATTTTAGAGCAAGCTTGGGAGGTCGATCCTGAAACCTTGTTCGAGAAAATCGAAACCCAAGGCAAAGCGGCCTCGCTTGGCCAAGTTCATGCCGCGACCCTTACCAAGGGAACGAAGGTCGCTATCAAAATCCAGTACCCTGGCATTCGCAATGCAGTGCTGGCCGACTTGAAGGGACTCACCTGGCTCGCCAAACCGTTTGGTAATTTGCAACGAGGCTTCGATCTCGCAGGCTACCAGACCACCATTCTGGCGGGGCTTGAAGAGGAACTCGATTACCGTCGCGAAGCTGCCAATCAACGCGAGTTCGCTGCCGGCCCAGGTAGTAGCAGCGAGGTGATCGTACCCCGCGTCGACGAAACGCTCTCTACCGAGAACATCTTGGTTTCCGAGTGGATCGACGGCGACACTTGGGAGAAGGTGCAAGCCGAGTGGACCCAACAAGAGAAAACCGAGTTGGGCCAGAAATTGTTGCGTTGGTTTCTGGAATCTCTCTTCACCTATGGCCAAGTTCATGCCGATTTGCATCCGGGCAACATTCGCTTCATTCGCGGCTGCGGTGGTCCCAAAATTGTGCTTTACGATTTTGGTTCGGTCTATCGATTAACAGATACCCAACGTTGGACTTTATTGCGGTTGATTGATGCAACTCGTCGCCAAAGCGAAGCCCCCCTTCCCTTGTTGGCCGAACTTGGCTTCGATGTCGATTTGTTACAGCCGTTGTCAGGGCGATTGCCGGCGCTTTGTCGGATTCTGCTGGAACCATTTTGTAGCGACTATCCGTACGATGTGCGGCAGTGGAAGCTTAGCCCGCGATTGAACGAGCTGTTAGGGGACGAGCGAATGAACTTTCGCATCGCTGGACCACCCCGGCTGCTATTTTTGCTGCGTGCTTTCCAAGCGGTGATTACCTATTTGACCGGTCTCGACGCCCAAGTGATGTGGGGGAAATTGGTCGAACCGCATTTGCAGCGCGAGCGAGCCGCTTACGGAAAGTTGTCGTTGCCAAAAATCGTCAGCGACGATTTCTCAACGCTCGCTCAGAAGTTAAAAGTCCAGGTAAAACGCGGCGGAATGGTTACGGCTTGTGTGACTTTACCCGCTTCGGCGATCGATCGATTAGAAGACTTTCTCGATCCGCAGACATGCCAGAAAATCGCCGAAGAGCGACTCGATCTCAAGGCGATTGTGCGCGACGTACGACATCGCGGCTACGTCCCGGGGCCGGTCTTCGAGTTAACCGACCCCCAACGCGATGTCAAAGTGTGGCTGGAATAG
- a CDS encoding chemotaxis protein, translated as METATKNSVDRLQVLHGILSEATEEASTAMGTWTGGSITLSLDCVRELPLEQVTQEFDLGMELLSMVVLTIGGDVGGTFILTFDEENGRRLAASLLKQEVSNDIAWSELEESALKETGNILGCAYFNRIARLVGGEFVPSPPTFLQDYGICVLQQALMEQLQDSSDVLICQTTFLQGREKLNWNILFVPHSHMQNVLRASL; from the coding sequence ATGGAAACCGCGACTAAGAACTCCGTCGACCGATTACAGGTCTTGCACGGCATTTTAAGCGAAGCTACCGAAGAGGCTTCGACCGCAATGGGGACTTGGACTGGCGGCTCGATTACGTTGTCGTTGGACTGCGTCCGAGAGCTTCCCTTAGAACAAGTCACGCAAGAGTTCGACCTGGGGATGGAACTACTGTCCATGGTCGTGCTGACGATCGGTGGTGACGTAGGAGGAACGTTCATCCTAACCTTCGACGAAGAAAACGGGCGACGCCTGGCCGCCTCGTTGTTGAAGCAGGAAGTTTCCAACGATATCGCCTGGTCCGAGTTGGAAGAGTCGGCCTTGAAAGAAACCGGCAACATTCTCGGCTGTGCTTACTTCAACCGTATTGCACGTTTGGTTGGCGGAGAATTCGTCCCTTCGCCACCTACCTTCCTGCAAGACTATGGTATCTGCGTGCTGCAGCAGGCGTTGATGGAACAGTTGCAGGATAGCTCGGACGTACTGATTTGCCAAACCACGTTCCTGCAAGGTCGCGAAAAGCTGAACTGGAACATCCTGTTCGTGCCTCACTCGCATATGCAAAACGTACTACGGGCTTCGCTGTAG